From a region of the Vanrija pseudolonga chromosome 2, complete sequence genome:
- the pep2_0 gene encoding Vacuolar protease A — MKASILLAVLAALGATEAKVHKMSLKKLPADANNLTPQLEAQYLKLKHMGANLLEDAFDAQQPFLRRGRKERISDEDKEQLWTQVIDNNVDVQGGHGVPLSNYMNAQYYAPITLGNPPQEFGVVLDTGSSNLWVPSQQCSSIACFLHRKYNSDESSTYKANGSEFAIRYGSGSLEGFVSQDTLTLGDLTIKKQDFAEATKEPGLAFAFGKFDGILGLGYDTISVNHIVPPFYNAINQGLLDEPVFAFRLGSSDQDGGEATFGGIDKDAFTGKITYLPVRRKGYWEVELEGIVFGDDELELENTGAAIDTGTSLIVLPTDLAEMLNKEIGAEKSWNGQYTIDCAKIPSLPDLTFKFAGKEFPISAEDYTLNAGGSCISAFTGMDFPPPMGPLWIIGDAFLRKYYSVYDLSRNAVGLAVSK; from the exons ATGAAGGCGTCCATCCTCttggccgtgctcgccgccctcggcgccaccgaggccaaggtccACAA GATGAGCCTCAAGAagctccccgccgacgccaacaacctcacgccccagctcgaggcccagtacctcaagctcaagcaCATGGGcgccaacctcctcgaggacgccTTTGACGCCCAGCAGCCCTtcctccgccgcggccgcaaGGAGCGCATctcggacgaggacaaggagcaGCTCTGGACCCAGGTCATTGACAACAACGTCGATGTCCAGGGTGGCCACGGTGTCCCCCTCTCGA ACTACATGAACGCTCAGTACTACGCCCCCATTACCCTCGGCAACCCTCCCCAGGAGTttggcgtcgtcctcgacactgGCTCGTCCAACCTCTGGGTTCCTAGCCAGCAGTGCTCGTCGATTGCTTGCTTC CTTCACCGCAAGTACAACTCGGACGAGTCCTCGACCTACAAGGCCAACGGCTCCGAGTTTGCCATCCGCtacggctcgggctcgctcgAGGGCTTCGTCTCGCAGGACACGctcaccctcggcgacctgaCCATCAAGAAGCAGGACTTTGCCGAGGCTACCAAGGAGCCCGGACTTGCCTTTGCCTTTGGCAAGTTTGACGGTATCCTTGGTCTCGGCTACGACACCATCTCGGTCAACCACATTGTCCCTCCCTTCTACAACGCCATCAACCAGggtctcctcgacgagcccgtcTTTGCCTTCCGCCTCGGTTCGTCGGACCAGGACGGTGGTGAGGCCACCTTTGGCGGCATCGACAAGGATGCCTTCACTGGCAAGATCACCTACCTCCCCGTCCGCCGCAAGGGCTACTGGGAggttgagctcgagggcatcgtgtttggcgacgacgagctcgagcttgagAACACTGGTGCCGCCATCGACACTGGAACCTCGCTCATTGTCCTCCCCACGGACCTTGCTGAGATGCTTAACAAGGAGATTGGCGCCGAGAAGTCGTGGAACGGCCAGTACACGATTGACTGCGCCAAGATCCCCTCGCTCCCCGACCTCACCTTCAAGTTTGCCGGCAAGGAGTTCCCCATCTCGGCCGAGGACTACACCCtcaacgccggcggctcgTGCATCTCTGCCTTCACCGGCATGGACTTCCCCCCTCCCATGGGCCCCCTCTGGATCATTGGTGACGCCTTCCTGAGGAAGTACTACTCGGTCTACGACCTTTCGCGCAACgctgtcggcctcgctgTCTCCAAGTAA
- the SPCC777.06c gene encoding Putative hydrolasec, producing MATSDPSPSASASATAAAAAGNTALRLHFVGTGTSTALPVAPCLAEVDKPSRDVGFFLDDYKASEDKAPAHWAGYDPSAAWPASVACSSCRAAVDRRVASGWKNRRGNPGLVLRKRDTGGQWRNVVVDVGKTFREQSCKLFPRWGIKRIDAVLITHGHADAYNGLDDLREWCNRQGSGIPVYLSKATFETVAASFPYLVDKTKATGGHDLPTLEFKIIDDESEFVVEGITVTTLPVHHGRYFNATPAAAPAPSAPGTPVPGTPAQPTPFICLGYVFDRSIVLLSDVSSVPDQTWKRLEAALDGEQLPVLIVDALWPWRPHASHVSWIQAMEIALRIKASITYVLGMTHPTTHWQWEELGRSIRGEDGREPEHDTHRLTQKLISEVWAHEDMGKIADGLREWKGVVEPAFDGLGLEIDHGQYHVLADGQGSTGGWDL from the exons ATGGCAACCTCCGACCCGTCgccatcggcctcggccagcgcAACAgccgcagctgctgctggcaacACTGCCCTCCGACTCCACTTTGTCGGCACGGGCACGTCCACCGCGTTGCCAGTCGCGCCCTGCCTCGCAGAGGTGGACAAGCCTTCGCGCGACGTCGGTTTCTTCCTCGACGACTAcaaggcgagcgaggacaAGGCGCCCGCCCACTGGGCAGGCTACGATCCGAGCGCCGCTTGGCCTGCAAGCGTCGCGTGCAGCTCGtgccgcgctgccgtcgacCGGCGCGTAGCGTCCGGCTGGAAGAACCGGCGCGGAAACCCCGGGCTCGTGCTGCGTAAACGGGATACCGGGGGCCAATGGcgcaatgtcgtcgtcgacgtcggcaagACGTTCCGCGAGCAGTCGTGCAAGCTCTTTCCGCGCTGGGGCATCAAGCgcatcgacgccgtgctcatTACCCACGGCCACGCGGACGCGTACAACGGCCTTGACGACCTGAGAGAATGGTGTAACCGCCAGGGCAGTGGCATTCCGGTTTACCTCTCCAAGGCGACGTTTGAGACTGTCGCCGCGTCGTTTCCTTATCTTGTCGACAAGACCAAGGCGACGGGCGGGCACGACCTCCCGACACTCGAGTTCAAGATCATTGACGACGAGTCCGAGTTTGTCGTCGAGGGGATCACTGTCACGACGCTGCCTG TCCACCACGGCCGTTACTTCAacgccacgcccgcggcggccccgGCGCCCAGCGCACCGGGCACGCCCGTCCCCGGGACGCCAGCCCAGCCTACCCCGTTCATCTGCCTGGGCTACGTGTTTGACCGCTCGATCGTGCTCTTGAGCGATGTGTCGTCGGTGCCTGATCAGACGTGGAAGCGGCTCGAGGcagcgctcgacggcgagcagctgcCCGTGCTCATTGTCGACGCGCTCTGGCCGTGGCGCCCGCACGCGTCGCACGTGTCGTGGATCCAGGCCATGGAGATTGCGCTGCGCATCAAGGCGTCCATCACCTACGTGCTTGGCATGACGCACCCGACGACGCACTGGCAGTGGGAGGAGCTGGGGCGGTCGAtccgcggcgaggacggccgcGAGCCTGAGCACGACACGCACCGCCTGACGCAGAAGCTCATCAGCGAGGTGTGGGCTCACGAGGACATGGGCAAGATTGCcgacggcctgcgcgagTGGAAGGGCGTTGTAGAGCCTGCATTCGACGGCTTGGGGCTCGAGATTGACCATGGCCAGTACCATGTCCTTGCAGACGGTCAAGGCTCTACGGGTGGCTGGGATCTTTAG
- the HAP1 gene encoding Heme-responsive zinc finger transcription factor HAP1 encodes MSASPPAPTPAAPSAPAPAQVPAPAASTTTTMSVPHLVIRVNDPVATTANPSENRLATPSQGGHSTTAPSVTPSASASGSPPASAGAVNTSGGSIQRATVKSETPTPTPAPAPVVDDDEIDELRDDEPTPPLRVVAPPATTLAPPAPSPKPSGGGSKSRKSSCDLCHHRKIKCDQVRPSCSSCMRKGHPCHYSEETEANNPHSNGRRPAVEVPKPLHLSQGPRASFGTPGGPSGNTGSSSPAWLSSGASRPKSGASRPNSATGGSVDRKKKLDRDRIVNGYGSSSDEGEDDDKSITPSGVSKARDVENDLADMLGEKDDEVDELDSADEAAKGSVSSRGKKRDASVDDELSGELLELASAPPKKKKARPSVPDAVPRLSSAAQAVAQTAPPARPRNVAHNIPLTHLAPLASSSSHTASSAAGRYDGYSMPLVTLMASLPSAETQSILFNTFFSDPFLTEGISLLQPQFVDDFHSLVERRSSNKLREGDATTLANAFTFLAVALRVLPEETSKLLLASGTTASSNAPRSVGRIVANQPASAADPTPLDQRYFELALLAAQIAEQRDAPSVMYVVHKLVLFRYATLGFRKDRLVLAGGWLAQAIKTAQALGMSKEWEGIPQGERELRRRVMWSLYIADRQFSFETAFPYTILDAHQGIHLPSPISEQELYKIAPDSPTLPPHSTENGPTACTALFIHTHLTRRITPILDSFVTVGPSGTPHDLVLRFDASLDAFQEALPPYLRLFPLTDTRYDSAHQYLAPHRVRLHSTLLSYRLGVHRAHLASYLLPNGSPGVRAVIAQVCLASLRCQKSAKMLDPKLSPRLFSAQAVFEAAATLALIMYVERAVAGPSNQQSIAQSSEYLSMRAGVADGTELLDNVSSASDAGSFARVAVRVLREVIAKVDAGPRSATASATSPAAAATAPSPTKPGPSPNGTALALANGNSESVTSAGAANGSAGSVSPAAAHRDASPTPNSYVVAVAQWLDSWRAAGISVEYLLREADWPSWEKVIAGM; translated from the exons atgtctgcgtcgccgccagctccgacgccggcagcgccgtccgcgcccgcgccggcacaAGTACCAGCACCCGCCGCctcaacaacgacaacaatGTCGGTACCCCATCTCGTCATCCGCGTAAACGACCCAGTCGCAACGACTGCGAACCCATCCGAGAACCGACTCGCCACTCCGAGCCAAGGCGGTCacagcaccaccgccccgAGCGTGACGCCCAgtgcgagcgcgtcgggctcgccaCCCGCCAGCGCAGGCGCTGTCAACACTAGTGGCGGTAGCATCCAACGTGCCACCGTCAAGAGCGAGACCCCCACGCCTACGCCAGCCCCCGCGCCGGTtgtcgatgacgacgagattGACGAGCTCCGCGATGACGAGCCTACCCCACCGCTACGCGTCGTCGCACCTCCCGCAACGACCCTTGCCCCGCCAGCTCCCAGTCCGAAGCCCTCCGGTGGCGGATCCAAGAGTCGCAAGTCGTCCTGCGACCTATGCCATCACCGCAAAATCAAG TGCGACCAGGTACGACCGTCATGCTCCTCGTGCATGCGCAAGGGGCACCCCTGCCACTACTCTGAAGAAACCGAGGCAAACAACCCCCACTCAAACGGCCGCAgacccgccgtcgaggtcccCAAGCCGCTCCACCTGTCCCAGGGACCTCGGGCTTCTTTCGGCACGCCTGGCGGACCCAGCGGGAACACTGGaagctcgtcgcccgcctggCTCTCGAGCGGTGCTTCTCGTCCCAAGAGCGGGGCGAGCCGGCCCAACTCGGCCACCGGTGGTAGCGTTGACCGCAAGAAGAAGCTTGACCGTGATCGCATCGTCAACGGCTATGGCTCAAGtagcgacgagggcgaggacgacgacaagtcTATAACACCATCAGGCGTCAGCAAGGCAAGGGATGTGGAGAatgacctcgccgacatgctgggcgagaaggacgacgaggtcgacgagctagacagcgccgacgaggcagccAAGGGCAGCGTGTCTTCGCGCGGCAAGAAGCGGGACGcgagcgtcgacgacgagctttCGGGCGAacttctcgagctcgcttCCGCTCCGCCCAAGAAAAAGAAAGCTCGCCCTTCCGTCCCCGATGCCGTGCCCCGCCtcagcagcgccgcccagGCGGTGGCGCagacggcgccgccagcccgtCCCCGAAACGTGGCGCACAATATTCCTCTCACGCACCTGGCGCCActggcctcctcgtcgtcgcacaCGGCTTCCTCCGCTGCGGGCCGGTACGACGGCTATAGCATGCCGCTGGTGACGCTCATGGCGTCGCTCCCTTCGGCGGAGACGCAGAGCATCTTGTTCAACACATTCTTCAGCGACCCTTTCCTCACCGAGGGTATCTCGCTTCTCCAGCCCCAGTTTGTCGACGACTTCcactcgctcgtcgagcgccgttCAAGCAACAAGCTCCGTGAGGGCGACGCCACGACGCTTGCCAATGCCTTCACCTTCctggccgtcgcgctccgcgTTCTTCCCGAGGAGACGAGCAAGCTCCTGCTCGCCTCGGGCACGACCGCGTCCTCCAACGCCCCTCGATCGGTTGGCCGCATCGTGGCCAACCaaccggcgtcggcggcggaccCGACGCCGTTGGATCAGCGGTACTttgagctcgccctcctcgccgcccagaTCGCAGAGCAGCGTGACGCCCCCTCGGTCATGTACGTTGTGCACAAGCTTGTGCTCTTCCGCTACGCAACCCTGGGCTTCCGCAAGGACAGGCTTGTGCTCGCTGGAGGCTGGCTCGCCCAGGCCATCAAGACGGCCCAGGCGCTCGGAATGAGCAAGGAGTGGGAGGGCATCCCCcaaggcgagcgcgagttgcgccgccgcgtaATGTGGTCCCTGTACATTGCGGACCGACAGTTCTCGTTCGAGACGGCGTTCCCATACACGATTCTCGACGCACACCAGGGCATTCACCTCCCCTCGCCCATTTCCGAGCAAGAACTGTACAAGATCGCGCCCGATTCGCCGACACTGCCGCCGCACTCGACCGAGAACGGACCCACGGCCTGCACGGCGCTCTTCATCCACACGCACCTCACTCGCCGGATCACGCCGATCCTCGACTCGTTTGTGACGGTCGGACCGTCGGGAACGCcgcacgacctcgtcctcaggTTTGACGCTTCTCTCGACGCGTTCCAGGAGGCCCTTCCACCGTACCTTCGGCTTTTCCCGCTCACTGACACGCGGTACGACTCGGCCCACCAGTACCTGGCGCCTCACCGCGTCAGGCTACACTCGACGCTACTCTCGTACCGCCTCGGTGTCCACCGCGCGCACCTGGCCTCGTACCTGCTTCCCAACGGCTCTCCGGGTGTGAGAGCGGTCATTGCCCAGGTGTGCCTGGCGTCGTTGCGCTGCCAAAAGTCTGCCAAGATGCTCGACCCCAAGCTCTCTCCTCGGCTGTTCAGCGCCCAGGCCGTGTTCGAGGCCGCTGCGACCCTCGCCCTGATCATGtatgtcgagcgcgcggtcgcggGCCCGAGCAACCAGCAATCGATTGCGCAGTCATCCGAGTACCTTTCCATGCGAGCCGGTGTGGCTGACGgcaccgagctcctcgacaatgTGAGCTCTGCGTCGGATGCGGGCTCGTTTGCCCGAGTGGCTGTCCGCGTGCTGCGGGAAGTGATCGCAAAGGTCGATGCTGGCCCGCGTTCGGCTACTGCGTCTGCTACTTCGCCTGCTGCGGCCGCCACCGCACCGTCGCCCACCAAGCCCGGACCGTCGCCCAACGGAACGGCCCTGGCGCTGGCCAACGGCAACAGCGAGAGTGTCACCTCTGCTGGGGCCGCCAATGGCAGCGCGGGCAGCGTCAGCCCCGCGGCGGCCCACCGGGACGCGTCGCCCACACCAAACTCGTACGTTGTGGCCGTTGCTCAGTGGCTCGACTcgtggcgcgccgcgggcatCAGCGTCGAGTACCTcttgcgcgaggccgactggccgagctgggagAAGGTCATTGCTGGGATGTAA
- the RAS1_0 gene encoding Ras-like protein 1 → MMLDFEVTELRVVVVGAGGVGKSSLTIRFLTSSFVDEGYNPTIEDSYRRQLVVDSEAVQLEILDTAGQEEYATMADQWYQFGRGFLLVYSVTDRASFEALSGVYGAITAAKLAHHVPAVVVSNKCDLEQLRTVSSAEGQALARSLGAPFVETSALDDVNVDLAFDELVRRVRRAERGAVRRRKEADDTRADPPQPKPKYELKTRRRSQDDVQDGRCCVIM, encoded by the exons ATGATGCTCGATTTCGAGGTGaccgagctgcgcgtcgtcgtcgtcggcgccgggg GCGTCGGCAAGTCGAGCCTTACGATCCGGTTCCTCACCTCGAGCTTTGTCGACGA AGGGTACAACCCCACCATTGAGGACAGCTATcggcgccagctcgtcgtcgactcggaGGCGGTCCagctcgagatcctcgacacggcggggcagg aGGAATACGCGACCATGGCCGACCAGTGGTACCAGTTCGGGCGCGGCTTCCTGCTCGTGTACAGCGTGACGGACCGCGCGTCGTTCGAGGCGCTGAGCGGCGTGTACGGCGCCATAacggccgccaagctcgcgcaccacgtccccgctgtcgtcgtctccaACAAGTGTGATCTCGAGCAACTGCGCACCGTGTCCAGCGCCGAGgggcaggcgctcgcgcgctccctcggcgcgccgttCGTCGAGACTAGCGCTCTCGATGACGTCAATGTCGACTTGGCctttgacgagctcgtccgccgtgtacgccgtgccgagcgcggAGCGGTGCGTCGTCGaaaggaggccgacgacacaCGAGCCGAC CCACCGCAGCCCAAACCCAAGTACGAGCTCAAGACGCGCCGCAGGTCACAAGACGACGTCCAAGACGGGCGATGCTGCGTGATCATGTAG